Proteins encoded in a region of the Melospiza georgiana isolate bMelGeo1 chromosome 2, bMelGeo1.pri, whole genome shotgun sequence genome:
- the GPR34 gene encoding probable G-protein coupled receptor 34, whose translation MMDATSAALPTIGPHKEEFWSNQTNLTINVSESHNHASCSLDDSNSLSLALIVFYSIIFVVGLVGNIVALFAFLGIRQKRNSIQVYLLNVAVADLLLIFCLPFRIFYHVTNSWMFGRAFCKVVGTLFYMNMYISIVLLGLISLDRYIKITKSVRRPRMLTTTRSVQICCTVWAIALAGFIVVVVPSSFKTEDSNSTKCFHYRSKQNAEKIEAILNYITVFIFWIVFILLILSYVKIAKNLLKISRRRANFPNAGKYTKTARNSFIVLIIFTICFVPYHMFRVVYITSQLQPPSCYWRQIIHTCNEVMLIFSSFNSCLDPVMYFLMSRSVRKTVFQLICRKFHGEKSLNLESTSDIKLGQYAQERLSSTTPHSSYSRKKSVI comes from the coding sequence ATGATGGATGCAACTTCAGCTGCTTTACCAACCATTGGTCCACACAAGGAAGAATTCTGGAGTAACCAAACCAACCTGACCATAAATGTCTCCGAAAGTCACAATCATGCCAGCTGTTCCTTGGATGACAGCAACTCACTGTCACTTGCTTTGATAGTTTTTTACTccattatttttgttgttggaTTGGTTGGAAATATTGTAGCCCTTTTTGCTTTCCTGGGCATTCGTCAGAAGAGGAATTCTATCCAAGTTTACTTGCTAAACGTGGCTGTTGCAGATCTCCTGCTCAtcttctgccttcccttccGGATCTTCTATCATGTCACCAACAGCTGGATGTTCGGGAGGGCTTTTTGCAAGGTTGTGGGAACTCTGTTCTACATGAACATGTACATTAGCATAGTACTGCTGGGACTAATTAGTCTGGATCGTTATATAAAAATAACGAAGTCTGTGAGGCGTCCAAGGATGCTCACCACCACCCGGAGCGTGCAGATCTGCTGCACCGTGTGGGCCATTGCACTGGCAGGATTTATAGTGGTGGTTGTTCCATCTTCCTTTAAGACTGAGGACAGCAACTCTACCAAGTGCTTTCATTACCGAAGCAAACAGAATGCAGAGAAGATAGAagcaattttaaattatatcaCTGTGTTCATTTTTTGGATTGTTTTTATCCTTTTGATACTTTCGTATGTTAAAATTGCCAAGAACCTTCTGAAAATTTCGAGGAGAAGGGCAAATTTTCCCAATGCGGGAAAATACACCAAGACAGCAAGAAATTCCTTCATTGTTCTCATAATTTTCACCATCTGTTTTGTGCCTTATCACATGTTCAGGGTTGTCTACATCACATCACAGTTACAACCCCCATCCTGTTACTGGAGGCAGATCATTCACACGTGCAATGAGGTGATGCTCATATTTTCATCATTTAACAGCTGCCTAGACCCAGTTATGTATTTCCTAATGTCCAGAAGTGTCCGCAAGACTGTATTCCAACTGATTTGCAGAAAATTTCATGGAGAGAAAAGCCTAAACCTGGAGAGCACTTCAGACATAAAACTTGGCCAATACGCTCAAGAGCGATTGTCTAGCACCACTCCTCACTCCAGCTACTCAAGGAAGAAGTCTGTGATTTGA